The proteins below come from a single Brienomyrus brachyistius isolate T26 unplaced genomic scaffold, BBRACH_0.4 scaffold63, whole genome shotgun sequence genomic window:
- the LOC125725259 gene encoding interferon-induced protein 44-like — MGSGSSTPVTEENKPELLDKAWRDVVWDHSTQTDLMQYLQDYKPTIESVPQARILLIGQIKAGKSSFFNSINSIFRGNITSQAAVGEMKTSLTLKYRTYQVKAGRGGQPLGFLLCDTMGLEAREDGGVRTEDIESILKGYVPDKYQFNPVQPMKADNCQAWSTLALKDRIHCVVYVIDASTIAVVDQEMKNKIDEIRKRTNSAGQ, encoded by the exons atgggaaGTGGGAGCAGTACCCCAGTGACAGAGGAGAACAAACCAGAGCTCCTTGATAAAGCTTGGAGGGATGTTGTGTGGGACCACAG CACACAAACTGATCTCATGCAATACCTGCAAGATTACAAGCCCACTATCGAATCAGTGCCTCAGGCTCGGATACTTCTAATTGGTCAGATTAAAGCTGGAAAATCAAGCTTCTTCAACTCCATCAACTCTATCTTCCGTGGCAACATTACAAGCCAAGCTGCAGTAGGAGAAATGAAAACCAGCCTGACCTTGAAG TATCGCACTTACCAGGTGAAAGCGGGCCGAGGCGGACAGCCTCTGGGATTCCTACTGTGTGACACCATGGGACTGGAAGCAAGGGAGGATGGAGGGGTGAGAACTGAAGATATTGAGAGCATCCTGAAGGGCTACGTTCCAGACAAGTACCAG ttcaaCCCTGTGCAGCCAATGAAAGCTGATAACTGTCAGGCATGGAGCACATTGGCTCTTAAGGACAGGATCCACTGTGTGGTGTATGTGATAGACGCCTCCACAATTGCAGTTGTGGACCAAGAAATGAAGAATAAAATTGATGAAATCAGAAAGAGAACTAACTCGGCAGGTCAGTGA